TGACATTCAGTGCGGAGACCTCGGGCTGGAACAACCCATTTCGAGTGAGACCAGCGAAGTTGGCCTTGGCCAGCCTCCCGGAAGACGAAGCGAAGTTTCCCGTCGCGACTTGGTTCAAGCAGGCGCTTGTGGACGGGATTCAGCGAGTCGCGCTCTCCAGCGACGCGCTGCGCCGACCGAGCCCGCCTGGTCGGGCTCATTCCTACTTCCCGGATGGGTCCGGCCTGCCGTGGATGGTTGACGCACTCCGAAAGAAGCACTCGGACCGTCATCACGAGTGGGTCCAGCACCTTCGCCAGGCGCTTCCGCAACTCGTCGAAGTCACGACTCGTCCACGCGAAGAGGACCGACATCGGTACGTCGTTCTCAAACATTCGAACGGACTGGAAACGCCGTCGTGGCTCGTCTCGGACGGCACGCTCCGACTTCTTGCGCTGACCATTCTTGCGTACGCGCCGGACGTGACAGGCGTGTTTCTCATCGAGGAACCTGAGAACGGAATTCACCCACGTGCGGTCGAGACCATCATCCAATCACTCTCCAGCGCGTACGGAGCTCAGATCCTCTGCGCCACGCACTCACCGGTTGCAGTAAGCATCGCCAGGGCCGGCGATATCCTCTGCTTTGCCCGCGACACCGATGGCGCGACGGACATCGTACAGGGGGACCTGCACCCTCGCCTTCGTGATTGGAAGGGCGAAGCCGATCTCGGCACGCTCTTCGCCGGTGGGGTTCTCGGGTGAAGGACTTAGCTTGCCTAGTCGCGGACCGGAATCAGGCCGCGACAATTCAAGCGCTGCTGGATCGCCCTCGAGCGATGGGAATGCGGACTGTTACGTTCGACGTGTTTGTTCACCCGCAGCGGGACCCGGGATGCTTTCAGCGGGGGCACGAGTTCTTGCGGCCGCTTCGCAGTGCGTACCTCAACGCCTTGGTCCTCTTTGATCAGGCCTGGGAAGGCGCGCCAAGCCAGGACGCGAGTGTCCTGGAGACTGCAGTCCGCGAACGTCTCCGAGGGGCAGGGCAGGAGGCTTGGGCTGACGTGGTCGTCATTGCCCCCGAACTCGAAGTGTGGGTGTGGAGCGATTCTCCTCACGTGGGTACCGCACTTGGTTGGGGCGGCCGGCGACCGGGAGTCAGAGTGTGGCTTCGGGAAAAGGGTTTGTGGCCAGAAGAAGTTGTCAAGCCTCCCGATCCAAAGCGGGCGGTGGAGCAAGCGCTCTTCGAGACCAAAGTGCCTCGGTCTTCGGCAGTCTACGAGAGAATCGCCCGCAAGGTGAGCGTCAATCGATGTCGAGACGAATCATTCCATCGTCTCCGAGCCCGTCTCGGAACTTGGTTCCCCCCGAGGTAGGCGTTCGCCTCCCACTGGACGCGGGCGCTCCTACCCCCGCCCCTTCCGCGTCGCGGCGTGGACGGCGGCGGCGAAGCCCAAGGCCGAGAAGATCGCCGTCGCCGCGATCGAGAGGCCCAGGGGCGGAAGCGTCGCGACGAGATCCGGCCGCGCCATGTAGAGGCACCGCCTCAGCGCGGCCATCCCGTAGGTGAGAGGGTTCACCTTCACCAGGATCGCGAGCCAGAAGGGGAGCCCCTCGGCTGGGAAGAAG
This is a stretch of genomic DNA from Acidobacteriota bacterium. It encodes these proteins:
- a CDS encoding ATP-binding protein; translated protein: MITRIEALNYRSLRYVAQDVRPFHLLVGPNASGKSTFLDVVSLLGDLVRVGLPGAIEGDARLSIPERAPDARQLVWMRQGKRFELAVEAEIPPERKGRLLNGGFARVRYELAVVAGDDLGIENEAVWLLPDPPRTETTRSQMQFPLPEHPPDHIVHLPRKRPPAGWKKVISRGEDASKVTFSAETSGWNNPFRVRPAKLALASLPEDEAKFPVATWFKQALVDGIQRVALSSDALRRPSPPGRAHSYFPDGSGLPWMVDALRKKHSDRHHEWVQHLRQALPQLVEVTTRPREEDRHRYVVLKHSNGLETPSWLVSDGTLRLLALTILAYAPDVTGVFLIEEPENGIHPRAVETIIQSLSSAYGAQILCATHSPVAVSIARAGDILCFARDTDGATDIVQGDLHPRLRDWKGEADLGTLFAGGVLG